One window of the Cryptomeria japonica chromosome 7, Sugi_1.0, whole genome shotgun sequence genome contains the following:
- the LOC131857083 gene encoding uncharacterized protein LOC131857083 yields MASSTPRATPRSGRQRDKAWKYGIAGSKKGEVTCTECTRWMTGGINRLKYHLAQIPGYGVEACPKSTPEIIREMKAILAENDMHKEERQKTREAIAAAMNPTLSTSGPIGHSRGRQSLSSFGDNEGEASGTPVRSDPNFFVPRNVPGAQPSLEGTGWNKEKHEQARIAASNFWFYNNLSFNAANNVYWESFVNACTVAGKGFKAPTGYDFSGPLLEKAVKNTEGVVDDQKRYWKRKGCSILSDGWTDGRNRTLLNFLVASNGAMVFIKSVDASNEIKNAETLCNLLDGVVREVGVENVVQIITDNAAAYVSAGRMLMQRHPSITWSPCAAHCLDLVLEDIGKIGWVKKVVEDAKSVTKFIYNHTWVLALMRKYTNGKDLVRPGVTRFASHFITLQSILSAIPHLKQMFVSDAWLGSAYSKRPEAEKIATIVFDDGFNKNGEELTAVTEPLVRVLRMVDGEGMPMGFIYEAMDRAKEAISHYYRGNARKCEIFWRIIDRRWTNQLHQPIHAFAYFLNPKFYFSDSFRADEEVMAGVITCIDKMTPDPELRDKVLDELEIYKSAEGRLFSSQLAIDRRGKQQPDLWWENYGAGTPNLQKIAIRVLSQPCSASGCERNWSVFESIHTKKRNRLSQKRLNDLVFVRYNLRLRVRQVEGVSHEAIDLDEIDPYGDWTMNEQNDGDDVLLTEEEIAEIERGAAQDAEGARLDEDEDEDEDDDEDYDFEEDSSHHLDTTTPTATTSSSRPEKLSYIRKNTKRKM; encoded by the exons atggcaagttcaactccaagggcaaccccaaggtcaggaagacaaagagataaagcttggaaatatgggattgcaggaagcaaaaagggggaggtcacttgcaccgaatgcacaagatggatgactggtggaatcaatagattaaaataccaccttgcacaaatacctggatatggtgtggaggcatgccccaaatcaactcctgaaattattagagagatgaaggccattcttgctgagaatgatatgcataaggaagaaaggcaaaaaacaagagaagccatagcagctgcaatgaatcccacattgtccacttcgggtcccattggtcatagtcggggtcgtcagtcactttcatcttttggtgacaatgagggtgaggctagtggcactcctgttagatcagaccctaatttttttgtaccacgcaatgttccaggtgcacaaccttcacttgaaggtacaggatggaataaagagaagcatgaacaagcacggatagcagcttcaaacttttggttttacaataatctatctttcaatgcagcaaacaatgtgtattgggaaagttttgttaatgcatgtacagtggcgggtaaggggtttaaggccccaacaggttatgacttcagtgggccattgctagagaaagctgtgaaaaatacagaaggtgtggttgatgatcagaaaaggtattggaagagaaaaggatgcagcattttatctgatggatggacagatggacggaataggactcttctcaacttcttggtggcttcaaatggtgcaatggtattcataaagtctgttgatgcctcaaatgaaataaaaaatgcagagactttgtgtaatctgttggatggtgtggttcgggaagttggagttgagaatgttgtccaaattatcacggacaacgcagctgcatatgtatctgcaggtagaatgcttatgcaaaggcatccttcgattacatggagtccttgtgctgcacattgcttggacttggtgctagaggacattgggaagattggatgggtgaagaaggtggttgaagatgcaaaaagtgtcaccaaattcatctacaaccatacttgggtgcttgctttgatgagaaaatacacaaatggcaaggaccttgtgcgacctggagtgacacgatttgctagccacttcatcactttgcagagcattcttagtgccattcctcatcttaagcagatgtttgtgtcagatgcttggttggggtctgcatactccaaaagacctgaagcagagaagattgCGACCATTGTTTTTGATGATGGGTTCAATAAAAAtggagaggagttgactgcg gtgacagaacctttggtgagggttcttcgtatggtggatggagagggcatgccaatgggtttcatttatgaggccatggatagggccaaagaggccatttcacattactatcgtggaaatgcaagaaaatgtgaaatcttttggcgcatcattgatcgtaggtggacaaaccaactccaccaaccgatacatgccttcgcctactttttgaacccgaaattctacttctctgattcatttagggctgatgaggaggtcatggcaggtgttattacatgcattgataagatgacacctgatcctgagttgagagacaaggttcttgatgagttggag atctacaaaagtgcagaggggagactcttctcatcacaactagcaattgataggagaggaaaacaacaaccag atttatggtgggagaattatggtgccggcacgcctaatcttcaaaagatagctatccgtgttttgtctcagccatgcagtgcttctgggtgtgaacgaaattggagtgtctttgaaagcattcacacaaagaagagaaatagattgtcacaaaagcggctcaatgatctagtatttgttcggtacaaccttcgccttcgagttagacaggtggagggtgtttcacatgaggccattgacttggatgaaattgatccatatggtgattggaccatgaatgaacaaaatgatggtgatgatgtcctccttaccgaagaagaaattgcagaaatagagagaggagcagcacaagatgcagaaggagcaagattggatgaagatgaggacgaagatgaggatgatgatgaggactatGACTTTGAAGAAGactcatctcaccatttagataccacaacacccactgctactacttctagctcaaggcctgaaaaattgagctatattaggaaaaatacaaagaggaagatgtag